The Actinocorallia herbida DNA window TTCGCCGAAGGGGAGGAGATGCGGACCGAGATCTCGGCCAAGTTCCGGCCGTCGGGCCTGAAGGAGGAGCTGACCGCGGCCGGGTTCGGGATCCGGGCGCTGTGGACCGATCCGGACGGTGACTTCAGTCTCACGCTCGCGGTCCCCGCCGCCGGATGAACGGTCTGAGCAGGCTGTTCTCCAGTGGAACGAAGGTGTGACGGGAACCCCGCGAAACACGCTGCAAAGGAACTGTCACAGTGCCGATCTAGGGTAGGTCCATGCCGAGTTCCCGGGGTCGCGTGACGATCCGTGAGCTGGCGCGGGCCACGGGCCTGTCGCCGGCCGCGGTGTCCTACGCGCTGCGCGGGATGCACACCTCGGCCGAGACCCAGCGCCGGGTACGCCGGGCCGCGGCCGAGCTCGGCTACCGGGCCGATCCGATCGCGCGGGCGCTGGCCAGCGGCCGCACCGGCACCGTCGGGGTGCTGTGCGGCTCGCTGGAGGACCACTGGCAGCAGGATCTGGCGGTGCGCGTCGGCCGGGCGCTGCTCGACGGCGGCAGATACGCCATCATCCTGGACGCCGCGGGCGATCCCGGCCGGGAGGAGGCCATGGCCAGGCGGCTGCGCGAGCAGCAGGTCGACGGCCTCATCGTGCAGGCCCTCGATCCCGCGGCCCCGCTCTGGGCGGAGCTGGCCGAGGCGGTCCCGGTGGTCCCTATCGGCGACGCGCTGGCCGGGAACCCGCACGGCGAGGTCGTCTTCGACAACCGGCGCGGGGTGACCCTCGCCCTGGAGCACCTGCACGGCCTCGGCCACCGCCGGATCGGGGTGCTCACCACGACCCTCGCCAGCACCCCGGACAGGCCGGCCGACGTGCACGTCCACGCCGAGGCGGCCCGGCTCGGGATCACCGTCGAGGTGGCCGTCAGCGGCGCGTCCCGGGTCGAGGCGGCGGTCTCGGCCGAGGCCCTGCTCACCGGCTCCCCGCGCCCCACCGCGGTCTTCTGCTTCTCCGATTCGATCGCCTACGGCGTCTACGACGCGGCCCGCGCGCTCGGCCTGCGCGTCCCCACCGACCTCTCGGTGTGCGGGTACGACGCGCACGCCCTGTCGGATCTGCTCGCCCCGCCCCTCACCACGGTCGACTGGCGCCTCGCCGAGGTCGCCGCCGACGCCGTCGGCCTCGTCCTCGCGGGGATCGACGGCGGCCCGCCCGGCCGCCGCGTCGTCCGCGAGCCCGCCCTGATCCCGCGCGCCTCCACGGCCCCGCCCGCAGGCGCCGGGCCGCATGATGATCGGATGGACCAGTGATCACCTTCTCCGGCGTCACCAAGCGGTACGCCGACGGCACGGTCGCGGTCGACGGCCTCGACCTCGAACTGCCGACCGGCGAGATCACCGTGCTGGTCGGGCCCTCGGGCTGCGGCAAGACCACCACGCTGCGCATGATCAACCGGATGGTCGAGCCGACCGAGGGCGTCATCGCCATCGACGGCGCCGACGTCACCGCCAGGCCCGCCGCCGAGCTGCGCCGCGGCATCGGCTACGTGATCCAGCAGGGCGGCCTGTTCCCGCACCGCACCGTCGTCGACAACATCGCGACGGTCCCGCTGCTGCTCGGCTGGGACAAGAAGAAGGCCAGGGCGCGCGCCCGGGAGCTGCTGCCGCGCGTCGGCCTCGACGACGCGCTCGGCGCGCGCTACCCGCACCAGCTGTCCGGCGGCCAGCAGCAGCGCGTCGGCGTGGCCAGGGCGCTGGCCGCCGACCCGCCCGTGCTGCTCATGGACGAGCCGTTCAGCGCGGTCGACCCGGTGGTCAGGGCCGGGCTCCAGGAGGAGTTCCTGCGCCTCCAGGCCGAACTGCACAAGACGATCGTGTTCGTCACCCACGACATCGACGAGGCGGTCCGGCTCGGCCACCGCATCGCCGTCTTCGCCAAGGGCGGCCGGGTCGCCCAGTACGCGGCCCCGCGCGAGCTGCTCGCCGCGCCCGAGCCCGGGTTCGTCACCGAGTTCCTCGGCGGCGAGCGCGGCCTGCGCAAGCTGCGGTTCTTCGCCGAACTCGACGCCACCCCCGAGGCCGACCGCCCCGAGGACCCCGGGACGCCCGACGATCCGGAGGCCGCGGGTGAATGAAGCGGAGCCCCTGGTCCGCTGGGATTGGATCCAGAGCCATCTCGGCCTGTTCGGCGACCTCACCGTCGAGCATCTAAAGCTGTCGCTGCTCCCGGTCCTGCTCGGCCTGGTCGTCGCGGTGCCGCTCGGCGTGCTGTGCGTGCGGTGGGGCTGGCTCTACCCGCCGGTCCTCACGATCGCCAACATCCTGTACGCGGTCCCGTCGCTGGCGCTGTTCCTGGTGCTGCTGGACTTCACCGGCCTGACGATCTGGACCGTCGTCATCCCGCTCACCCTCTACACCCTGTCGGTGCTGGTCCCCAACGTCGTCGACGGCCTGCGCCAGGTCCCCGACAGCACCCGGCAGGCCGCGATCGCGATGGGGTACACCCCGCTGCGCCGGCTGCTCGCGGTCGAGCTGCCCATCGCCGTCCCGGTGATCATGGCCGGGGTGCGGGTCGCCACGGTCGCCAACATCAGCCTGGTCAGCGTCGGCGCGCTCATCGGCATCGGCGGCCTCGGCAGGCTGTTCAAGGACGGCTTCGACCTCCAGTTCACCACCCCCGTCTTCGCCGGGATCGTGCTCATCATCGCGCTGGCCGTGGTCTTCGACTTCGCGCTGGTGCTCCTCCAGCGCCTCCTCACCCCCTGGGCGGCGCGGTGAACGCCGGGTGGGCGTGGCTGACGGACGCCGCGAACTGGA harbors:
- a CDS encoding LacI family DNA-binding transcriptional regulator, giving the protein MTIRELARATGLSPAAVSYALRGMHTSAETQRRVRRAAAELGYRADPIARALASGRTGTVGVLCGSLEDHWQQDLAVRVGRALLDGGRYAIILDAAGDPGREEAMARRLREQQVDGLIVQALDPAAPLWAELAEAVPVVPIGDALAGNPHGEVVFDNRRGVTLALEHLHGLGHRRIGVLTTTLASTPDRPADVHVHAEAARLGITVEVAVSGASRVEAAVSAEALLTGSPRPTAVFCFSDSIAYGVYDAARALGLRVPTDLSVCGYDAHALSDLLAPPLTTVDWRLAEVAADAVGLVLAGIDGGPPGRRVVREPALIPRASTAPPAGAGPHDDRMDQ
- a CDS encoding ABC transporter permease produces the protein MNEAEPLVRWDWIQSHLGLFGDLTVEHLKLSLLPVLLGLVVAVPLGVLCVRWGWLYPPVLTIANILYAVPSLALFLVLLDFTGLTIWTVVIPLTLYTLSVLVPNVVDGLRQVPDSTRQAAIAMGYTPLRRLLAVELPIAVPVIMAGVRVATVANISLVSVGALIGIGGLGRLFKDGFDLQFTTPVFAGIVLIIALAVVFDFALVLLQRLLTPWAAR